The genomic segment tgtgtgtgtgtgtgtgtgtgtgtgtgtgtgtgtgtgtgtgtgtgtgtgcttgtgtgtgtgtgtgtgtgtgtgtgtgtgtgtgtgtgtgtgcgtgtgtgtgtgcgtgtgtatgtgtgtgtgtgtgcgtgtgtgattcCCTTGAACTATACTTTTAAgcaatactctctctctctctctctctctctctctctctctctctctctctctctctaaacaaagagtatggtgatagttacgagacaaaaacaccaattaagtcctttacaattacaactgtcagttggttcaactcaagtgaagcaagttagggaacatagatttTTGGGTGTTACCAtcgatcaagagttgaaatggcaaactcatttgagtaatatttgcaaactagtatcaaaatatgtgtacctgttatcaaaattaaggcattacgcagattccgcagcactcaaaatgttctattacgcccacataatgcctcatataaacttcgcatcgacactttgggataactgcggtgatgttcatttaaaaagactcaattccctgcatcgccgagctgcaaaacttattctgcatgatttgaataggtccacggatgataaactaaagctcttgaatttcctccccttgaaagagcagttgacgttaaacaaggctgtgttcatgtataacattctaaatgacgactgtcctaaataattatttgcaatcacattttaaacatgccacaaaaagatatgggtcccaaaaaatcacccctcctatacctcgcatagacctctgcaaatcgagcttagccttctcgggagcgtttctctggaactccttcccccaacagataagaaatgcaacttcagtgaaaatgcttaagagacagtcacgttcacacatcattcgtgaatgaaatgtcttgttcgattgttattttttaaacattttgtactagtgttaacggatgtgtagctgatcggagcaactttattaccaaatgaaaggtataactatgtcgaCTAGCTCTCTCTCatatatttaaaaacaatctcctcaaaagttgttgtgatgaatatgaaatatgtttattattgatgatcCAAATTTTAGGTGATAGAATGATGAAGCTGAAAAAGTACGTGAGGCGGAATGCAGTAATGATTCTGTGAATATGGTTACTAATGGTACCGAACAACCGTTCTGATCAAACAAAATGATTTACACGTTTCTTACTAAACGCATATACACCAAAACAGTCAAAAATCGATTCCCATGAAGCTGACTCTCTATCTCACAAATACGTGTTTGATTATAAACAAAGTTTTGAGGTAAGAAAAGACCAAAAACTCACGATGATTATGATTGTGCCATCCAGAGAATGGTGTGACGTAATACAATGACAGCATGtttcaaaagaagaagacgTCATAACATTCCAAGAATGTTCGACGACATACATTATTTtgttctgaaaaaaaacccagagtcATGGAAAAGAGAACGTTTCCCCAACTCGCTTCAATAAAATTAACGGAAGAAAAAGATGCTAATACTGTATAAGTAACCTTTGGATACTACAGATACTATCTATCTACCTTTATATCTTTCTATCAAGAAAGAAGGAACataaaggaagaaaaagaaaagaaaagcaaataATTAGGCCTATATATAACATAACGGGtgaaaaaacacatttcatgaATGAATAATTACAAAAGAAAACTACATTTGATCAAAGCAATAGTTGAGACACTCGGCCAAAAATATTGGACCCGTGAGTCACCGTGTATCACATGTATGATGTATTTATTGTAACAATGAATAGCTCGATACTAActgaagtggggggggggggggggggggggggtggggggctgtggtgtcttttccttctttgtcaCGACGCCACTGCCTCCAAGACGtgcatatgtcgtgccgaattcacggaattgcctaATCGCCACCGCTGTCgtccatttcgcgtaatcggcagcgttttgccgaaaatgcgtaaacgcctctaaaacttgccCATTTTGCTAATTAATGTTCAACAAATCTTGTGTTTTGCAGTTCTAAAATGCCTTTGGTATCACCACACGTACACAGGTAGATGCTGTAATGGATACAGTTTGCAATAAGTTATGACAAGTTGTGACAACAAGTTAACTTTTCGTGCATGTTTGGAGCTATGGTCGAAAAAGACCAACGCAGACCATACTAACCAACATGGGGAGCTAACTCGTGTCTCGTTTATGCGATTGATTATATCAGCTATTTTAAAATTCCTTGTTATTATAAGTTTCAAAGCGAGCGCCTGTTCTATTACAGCTAGTCACGTGACCTAGCTAGCTGTTTCACACGCCTACACGCCACTGTGTTGACGCCATAACATAACCAGGTCACACTGCTACACTGTATTGGTGCTACGTGTGTatttcaacaaacaaaacatatcaAACTGTGGAGGCTGTGTACTGTTCATCACAGcaggtaagtgtgtgttttgctaACATCAGCTTCTTAGACACCCCTAACTTTCTGCTGGGACGTGTGAATGAAGATGTGGGATAACAACTGAGCAAGTTCCTACTTTCTGTTTCCGGGAAATGTGTTTTCAGTTTGCTTGCATCGATCATAGCTGTGAACAACTTTTGTATGTGGAACAAGTATGCGATGCAAAACGCAGTAACGAATTATGTTTTGGCCAAAGAGTTTTAATGACTGGCTTGTGCAGAAGAGTAGAAATTCGTAGTGCATACTAGTAATACAGGTGTCTTATGTGTGTGCCTCTGATTTAATcgcagtgtgtgtcagtgtgtcaatCCCATGTTGTGTACAGCGCTGCCTTGCTGTCTGTGCTGGATGTTTTATcgcagtgtgtgtctgtgtgtcaatcCCATGTTGTGTATAGCGCTGTCTTGCTGTCTGTGCTGGATGTTTTATcgcagtgtgtgtcagtgtgtcaatCCCATGTTGTGTATAGCGCTGTCTTGCTGTCTGTGTTAGatgcatagctgccaaccctcctGGATTTTCCGGGAATCTCCCGAATTGTACAACTTCTCCCTGCTCATATTCAAGACTAAACGGTCCCCCTGGACCCCCTGGTTCCTGGATTTTGACTTCagaaggttggcagctatgtCTAAGATGTTTTATcgcagtgtgtgtcagtgtgtttatCAAGTGCTTCACGCAGTCTTTGTGCAACACAAGTCACAGAAAATAATTATGCTTCTCCTGTTTGCATGCAGAATTTACTTCCCTGTTTAACAATGCGGCTTCCATTCATGAAATGTAAGTGTATGTGAGGTGTGTTCGATCCGACCGTACCGCTGTTCATGTTCGTTTCGACATTACTTTTGAAGTTGTTGATTCATATCTTAGTTCCTCTCGTCTATTCATCAGAacaaatgtgttgttgttcagTTTGTGTAAATCCGTTCCGTTGTGTGCCTGTTTTTCTGCAGGGCATGTTCAGTGCTTCTTTTGAGTGAGTTCACCCGGTAGAGTTTCAAGTTACAAGCTAGGCCAGGCATTGGTCGCATTATCCTGCCTTTTTGTGTGCACAAAAAAAAGGTTTACTTGCAATTGCTGAATACCAGtaactataataataataataataataataataataataactggacatttttaagtgcctaacctatggctctaggccctttacaaaagaacatatatagatgtcacacgcattccttctttgccactactaaagcaaacgtgtgcaagattgtatgttacacgctttgatgccgaaatcaattattttgattatgcatttatttctgaaattttttacctttacatacattcagtcactaccttaaacacttatgttttcagtattcatttcaagtgatcacgaacgtagaaaaatgggtatcaaagcgttgttacatttagttgtgcattctgaatagtgtgccaacaggcctttgtcaatcacgttttatctgtgtactaagTGTTTGACGGTAAAAtaataacaccaaccccgttctcctgtatataactgaaagccacattttcttcttcatttaatttttgttttcaaaagcttcgtcaactttccacttacacgacacggtccctttaccaagcttcaatgaagaaccctgaatacgaaaggtcaaaacaaaacaataggtactactttcactatcgtcgtctgcaacgaaaaccgaaaatggtgaaacgctttgctacgtacacagaggacgaaattgcaaagaaaagatcgaaccttacacctgtgactaggaaaagttgcatagacagttccgtgcgaatcttaccacgtatcaacgtaggctacatccgatgctcagaacctacagatgggtgacgctttggcgattgaggcttcgtcttcagctctaacacgcacgcagacagtcaggcaggtctaatctgcaccagcggtgatggaaggtttggatttagaaacactcgaatgttacttcgacaagataaacgaaccgaaagacgaaagtgtgccccaaattcggaaaatattctttcaaaactgcactgtaaacaacatcaacatcactgtgagaaaaagaacaatccaaacacaaccagttcccctgtggaacatttcgggtggactttcccacaacctgacctacaaaaattatccgtgttcgttcgcgctttgcattcaatctgtgttagtgcgcgcgtgtgtttgtgtgtttagcggctttcgttggtttgtgctgtttggttcaaaaaaagtttatttttttcattgaaagattcagaaacgttggttgatactttgttaaatgcattcaaccagaaaaagacacgaaacgAATTGGATCTATCTTCTGCGCTCATGCGTGTGTAGATTATGTGTGAAAAGGCAATTGTGTTGTCAGTCTGGTTTTGTGCTtgttatttcgtccccaaaaactaatttatatctttctatgcctatgctgtgagacataatcgccattacgaactagtcgtgtgacagagagttttcttgcacactcgactgctgctgtttcactccggctaaagccgtcgtgaaacatctacagtctcgtgtgcaagaaaactctctgtcacacgactagctcgtaatagcgggtaatgcagaatagaacaattaaaagtacaacctacatcaaacaaatgaatcaatcatacatacacaaatcacctcatgtactgttcacacaactACAATGTGAACCACATGCATTAAGCAGTAGAAGTGAAACGACTTTTAATTGCTATATTTGCTTAGCTGTGTGTAGCAGGAACTACTATAGTTACATTAAGCCCATCATTTGATGACTGCTTTATATCGGTGCCATGAACTCATGTTTTCCACTTCTCATGCCAAGACACAGATGTGAACGTTGAGATACATCGTGTTCCATTCCGAGAGCGGAGAACTTATTTCTAGCATTTAAGCATAATAGCCATCAATACTTAACTGTTATATCGAAGTTGCAATCAGAGAATGCACAGACGTGTGCAGACAACACTTCCTGCAGCTTTCGCTGTTGTGCAATACCAGCAAATGTCACTGCTCTTGTAACATGTCCAGCTAGCTATAGAAAAAGGACACTTTAATCCGAAATGAAATTATAAGGCCCTGGTGTATGTGTCTTGTGGACCACCATTTCGGATCCAAGTGTCCCTTTTCTAATGCTGAACAAAACCTTTTGTTTATCTTGGTAAAAAGTAAACAGTGACGGGTAATTGAACACGGTTTTGCGTCAGATGCATTGGGTTTTTACTTAGAatcggtttttttattttttttgtgtgttttttttcgtttATGTTTTTGACAAAATCTACATTCTGGCCTCAGAGAGATTTATTTAGTCTTACTGGCAGCTGTAAGCTGAACTTTCTAACCATGACTGGTCTGTATTCCATAAATGCTGCTgctgtttttgctgttgttgtttgtgttgttgttgttgttggtgttgttgttgttgttgttgtatccCTGCTGTCGCTATTTCTGTTGTTGTCGTCATCGTTtctgttgttcttgttgctgctactgAAGAGCAGcattttcatttaaaaaaagcagtgacAGCAGAAACCGCAGCAATAACTGCATGAAATGGATGAAGTAGCAATAGTGGTATCGTCGACAGCAACAGTAACAGGAGTATAATAAGTAGAAGGAGCAGTGTAGTACTAGTACTAACTAACTCAGCGAGTGCTTGTATTCTGTCAGGAATTGTTGCTccttcagggccggaccaaatgagttgtaaggggggggttcctccttttttgggggggcaaatcagcgaagtggcgaagccacaagcgcgcgcctgcaaagcaggcgcgcgaactaggggggtccgggggcatgctcccccggaacatttttgaaaaacggttaaaatctgtgcaatctggtgcattctgggccttgttttgagggttaagagcagcattgtgggggggggtacctttttctcatcggatttcacattgaataaaatttgttagagacacacacaaaatttgttttaaaaaaaacaaaacaaaaaaacactcaaagcaaggtacatgctttttccaggggggggggggttccggaacccctggaaccccccccccccccctgggtccggccctgctccttccacgtttgttttgttgaactgttagaccttttttttctgtgcATTTACTTTGAGTATTTGTGTTGCTCCTTAGGGACTCACTCGTAACCATGGCAACTGCGGCAGGAACAAGTACAGCGGACAGTGACACAGAATGCTCCGTGTGTCACGAGCTGTTCAAGAACCCCAAACTGCTGCCCTGTGCTCACGTCCTGTGTCGCCACTGTCTTCTCTCCTGGCTCGCCTCCAACCCCGAGGCCCTCTGTCCGCTCTGCAGGGGCGCCATCGCGGACCccaaaaagaaaagcaagacgaagggGTGGGATGAGGTGGTAAACGCCTTACCGGATGACGTCGCCATGGCAGCGCTAGTGGAGAGTACACGTGTACTGAGCCAGGACCATATGTGTATTGTTTGTCAGTCAGTCGCCGTGTCCATCTGCCTGAACTGTAACGATATGATGTGCACGTCTTGCAGTCAGGCTCACGCTAAATTCTCAGCAATACGTCATCACAAGATAGAGAAGCTGTCCAGCATGACTGCGGATAAGCTAGCCGCCAGTCAGCCTGACCACTGCAGCGTGCACACCAGCAAGCCCTGCGAGCTCTTCTGTCCCACTCACGGGGCCGCCATTTGCCACCTGTGTGCCAGCGCCAAACACCGCGCATGCCCAGAACTGACGGAACTGGCGGAAGCGGCAGACAAGTCACGTGAGGAGCTGAGTCAGATGGTGACGTCACTGCTGACGGAAGAGCAGCATCTGGAAGAAGCTGTTGCAGCGTTGGAGCGCCACCTGGAGGCCACGGAGAAAGTGATGCAGGAAGCTGTTGCTGAGATTGACAAGAGCTGCGACAAGCTAGAGAACTCCGTCAAGGAATGCAGACGTCGTTTGAAGAAGTTGACGCTTGATGCCAAGGCCAAGGTGAAGGACACAGTATTGGCCATCAAGGTCACGTTGTTGGATCATCGAGGTAGGCTGACGTCACACCGACGTGTTGCTGATCGCACCACCAGAGGGACAAACAATAAAGGGATGTGTGACGTCACGGGTGCTCTGATGGGCCGTGTGAAGGATATACTGCACACCTGTGGTCAACGCCGAGCGGACTTGAAGTCGGTGTCCATGGTTACGCTGACCATTGATGCTGCCGCTGTGTCCCGTATTGAGAAGGAACTGTCGGAGCTTGGTCAGGTGAAGATAAGCCCTGCGTCTGTCGGTCCTGTTCAGGTGAGAGCATAATTATGCAcaggtattttttttctttttgggcgATTCTCTGCAGCCTGTGAACCGTTGACAGGTACATAAAGGCAAATACCACATATTGATTACTTTAAATCATTAAATTAGAATTGAATTCCTtgcaaattgtaaaaaaggtCTACTTATAAGGACAAAAGTAAAAGAAACAAAGTTTCCCaatgcagtaaaaaaaaaaaaagagaaaatataaTGATCACATTTTAAAATTTAGAATGTTCGGTGACAAAATGCATACGTCAACTTCTCAGCGAATAACCCGTTCTTCCCCATAGTTGGCATGGTGGCGTAGCATTCTAAATACTAATTGTGTCATTATTCAGGAATAAACACAAATAATGTTTTTGTCACAGTCGTTAACTAGGTCATTTGTGTGATCCCCCTGATACACTTTCAAATTCTCTTTAGCTACCCGCGTTGTTGCATAGTCATACGTTACAATACCTCTACTTTGATAATCATGATGAATTGGTTTGTTAGTAAATGGTGATGAATCCCACTTGGTTGTTGTGTGGAAATTGTGTGTTAGCGTTGTATATCTCATTGTTTCAGAACCTCGGGTGGTGTTTTCACACAAACCACGGGGAGAACATTGTACTGAGCAACGACGGTCTGACagcagagagagtgaggggtcGGTACAATGGTATTGTTGTTGCTGACCAGCCCATGGTGCCCGACGTGTTgtatgaggtgtgtgtgtgtgtgtgtgtgtgtgtatgtgtgtgtctatgtgtgtgtgtgtgtgtgtatgtgcgtgggtgtgtgcgtgcgtgcgtgcgtgctagtTGCtagttagtatgtgtgtgtgtgtttgtgtgtgtgtgtgtacaagtgCGTGTACCGTaagtgtatgtatatgtgtgtgtgtgtgtttgtgtgtgtaggtgtatgtgaggcagagaaagagaaagagagagagagagagagagagagagagagagagagagagagagagagagagagagagagagagagagagagagagacgggtgGGGGGCGACACGAATAGAGAAAGTGGTGGTCTATCGGCCTGCTTGTCTGTCAAAGTTGACTCGAGAGCCAGTTTGTGGGTGTGTAAGAGTGTGTTGGTGTCGTCATTTGAATCAACAATCGAGTTgtacatacacaaaacaaactCTGCTGTAAAGTTGTCACAGAAACAGAATGGTGTGCAGATCCGAATCGACAAGCTAAACCTTGTAGAGTTAACGTGTTTCTACCTACCTTGCTACCTGCCGTGTGGAGTGGTGCTGACTGATCCGGCCGATTACCTCCCTCTGCCTGACACAGCTCACAATGGATGGGGCAGTGAGGCTGTTGTCATCAGTCATGCTGTGTACAACCGTGGACGCAAGGTAAGATCTTGTTCACACAACTTTGCTCTCTAATGTGTAACCTTCTATACATCATATAATCAGAGTTTATGGGAACAACAATTTTAATATTACATTttagaatttaaaaacaatttacaaGTCCATCACCTTAAGGTGAAAGTGTCCGAAGTTGTGTGCGTTTTGATTTAAGAACATTATGATGGTTAGAATATAACAGTTGAAAATGTTAACATGAACCTTTTTCATTCAAGAATACGATTTcgttgaaaacacacacacacacacacacacagacacacgcacgcacgtacgcacgcacgcacacacacacacacacacacacaccgtacacacacacacacacacacacacacacacacacacacacacacacacacacacacacacacacacacacctacgaaGTCCACATAATCATGTCAACAGGACAACAACAACCTGAACGATGCAACACGCAACCTGCCGGAGGGAACACGTGTGGGAGTGATGGTGACGACCAAGGCAGAGCTCCACCTGTGGGTCAACGGCAGTGATCGGGGAGTCATCGCCACCACTGTTCCCACGCCCTGCTTTGCTTTCTTTGACCTGTATTGCCAATATAAACAGGTGAGTCTCTCTCCACAATTcttctgtctgactgactgtctcaTTTTGTTcctatgtgcgtgcgtgcgtgcgtgcgtgcgtgcgtgcgcgcgcgcgtgtgtgtgtgtgtgtgcgtgtgcgtgcatgcgcgcgtgtgtgtgtgtgtgtgtgtgtgtatgtgtgtgtgtgtgtgtgtgtgcgggcacGTGGTAATGCATGTgcgtgcgcttgtgtgtgtttgtactcTTTCTTAGTGAATGTCGGCCATTTAGTAGTCATTACATTCATCACAGTAATTCTACACATTTTGCAGGCGTCAATTCTTCCTCCTCCGACACACCTTGGCTGAGAGCGGAACGCAGAATTCCACAGCCCAGTGTCTGACTTCAGAGCCACATGAACTCACACCTGTTACTGTCGACAACGTGTCAGTCAAGTTGAAATACACAATATGCTGCCAAATGGACTCCTTGTTGGGGAGACGTTTGGCTCGAGATATTTTTCTTCGTGTGACATGAATAGTGACACTGATCGTTACCTCGCTGTGAACTCAGAGTAACGCTCCTGATTGTAAAGGTATTTTCTGCTGcaaattgttttaattaaaaggTTGTTGAAGATATCTGTGCGGAAATCGTGTTTACCTTTACGTATCTTGAGAGCCATTTCAGGCGATCGTTACCCGATGATAGACTTTGAGTTATTCCCCTTGTGGTCACTGCATCGTCTGCTGTAGATTAATGTAGTGAATATAAATAGCTGTATACCACACAAATGCTGATATCCTGTTCACCATTATTCATCTCCACGACCATTGTAGGTGCTCgttatcccatgttaaacatTGATTTTTGGTCATGAGAGAGTGCATGTCGttgaaaggcacagtgcgcctcccgtaaaccatcacagattgtttttgtttatttgtttgcttaacgcccagccgaccacgaaggacaatatcagggcggtgctgctttgacatataacgtgcgccacacacaagacagaagtcgcagcacaggcttcatgtctcacccagtcacaatattctgacaccggaccaaccagtcctagcactaaccccataatgccagacgccaggcggagcagccactagaccatcacatatactgtcaggcttttacacacagtacaaacacccttccatgtgaacgctcaccaaacgggaacatcctaggtgccctacgtaaagagcgagcaattgtcaaagaattaattttgcggattgtttCAGTAgacgtggtgcgttttggcgcaagacctaacttttaaaatctcaactcaactcaactcaactcaactcaaatttattaatccatatggaaactacattgtaacaatactcttttccaatcaaaagaataagaatgcataataaaaaacaaaaacatcataagaaAATAAGTG from the Littorina saxatilis isolate snail1 unplaced genomic scaffold, US_GU_Lsax_2.0 scaffold_1085, whole genome shotgun sequence genome contains:
- the LOC138955554 gene encoding uncharacterized protein codes for the protein MATAAGTSTADSDTECSVCHELFKNPKLLPCAHVLCRHCLLSWLASNPEALCPLCRGAIADPKKKSKTKGWDEVVNALPDDVAMAALVESTRVLSQDHMCIVCQSVAVSICLNCNDMMCTSCSQAHAKFSAIRHHKIEKLSSMTADKLAASQPDHCSVHTSKPCELFCPTHGAAICHLCASAKHRACPELTELAEAADKSREELSQMVTSLLTEEQHLEEAVAALERHLEATEKVMQEAVAEIDKSCDKLENSVKECRRRLKKLTLDAKAKVKDTVLAIKVTLLDHRGRLTSHRRVADRTTRGTNNKGMCDVTGALMGRVKDILHTCGQRRADLKSVSMVTLTIDAAAVSRIEKELSELGQVKISPASVGPVQNLGWCFHTNHGENIVLSNDGLTAERVRGRYNGIVVADQPMVPDVLYEIRIDKLNLVELTCFYLPCYLPCGVVLTDPADYLPLPDTAHNGWGSEAVVISHAVYNRGRKDNNNLNDATRNLPEGTRVGVMVTTKAELHLWVNGSDRGVIATTVPTPCFAFFDLYCQYKQASILPPPTHLG